From Acidimicrobiales bacterium:
GGTGGCTCGGCGTACGGGTTGGCGACGGCCGACGGCGCCATGCGCTGGTGCGAGCAGCACCGCCGCGGCCTGAAGACGGCGCGCGGCGGACTCGTACCGATCGTGGTGGGGATGATCGTGTTCGACCTCGCCGTCGGTGATCGCAAGGCGCGACCCGACGCCGACGCCGGCTACGCCGCGTGTGCCAACGCCGGCCGCGGCCGCTTCGACGTCGGGCGGGTCGGCGCCGGCACCGGCGCCACTATCGGCAAGCTCGGCGGGCGCGTGGCCGACCGGCGCCCCGGCGGTCTCGGCACGGCGACGGCGCGCCGCGGCGAACTCGTCGTCAGTGCCTTGATGGTGGTGAATGCGGTTGGGTTCCTGCGCGGCGAGCAGGCGGCGCCGGTGTCGGGGCATGTGCCGGCCAACCCGATCGAGAACACCACCATTGGCGTCGTCGTGACGAACGCGTCGCTCTCGAAGACCGACTGCTTTCTCACCGCCCAGTCCGCGCACGGCGGCATCGCGCGCGCGATCGACCCGGCCCATACGCGCGTCGACGGCGACGCCATCGTGGCCGCGGCCACGGGTCAGGTGAGGGCCGACGTCGAGTCGGTTCGTATGCTGGCCGCCCACGCGGTGGAGGCGGCGATCAGGAACGCTGTTTCGGCGGCAAACCCCTAGGCTTTTGTGGTCATGGCGTCTTCACTCGCCGAACTGGCGGTGCAGGCCGCCAGCTGCACGAACTGTCCGCTGGCCCAGACGCGTACCAACGTCGTCTTCGGCGCCGGCGATCCCGACGCGCCGCTGATGATCGTCGGGGAAGCGCCGGGCAAGGACGAAGACGAGCGGGGGGAGCCCTTCGTCGGGCGTTCGGGGAAGCTGCTCGACCAGGTGATGCTGGAGGAACTCGGCGTGACGCGCGAGCGCGTGTTCATCGGCAACACGCTGCTGTGCCGTCCGCCGGGCAACCGCGATCCGCTGCCTGACGAGATCGCGGCGTGCAATCCGTGGCTCGAGGCGAAGCTCGACGCCATCGGGCCGAAGGTGGTCATCACGCTGGGCAACTTCGCCACCAAGTTGCTGCTGTTCGGCGATCCCAAGGCGAAAGAGGGCATCACGAAGCTGCGGGGCAAGACATATCCGTGGCGCCACGGTGCCGTCCTTGTGCCGACGTATCACCCGTCGGCCGTGTTGCGCAGCGGTGGCGGGCAACCGCTCGCCGAGATGCGCGCCGACTTCGTGCGCGCCAAGCGAGCGCTGGCCGACGCGGGAGTCACGCTGTGATCACCCGCGTGACCCACAGCCCCGAAGAGACCGAGCAACTGGCGGCGACCGTCGCGCACATGGCGCGTCCCGGTGACCTCATCGTGCTCGTCGGCGGTCTCGGCGCCGGCAAGACGCGCTTCGTGCGCGGCTTCGTCACGGCGACGGGGTCTTCCGAACAAGCCACGTCGCCGACGTTCGCGCTGGTGCACAACTACGAAGGACCGACCCCGATCGTGCACGCCGACCTGTACCGCCTCGTCAGCGAACACGAGGTGCTCGACCTGGGCCTGGACGAGTCGCTGGCCGACGGCGCCATCGTGCTCGTCGAGTGGGGCGACCTCGCCGAGACGCTGCTGCGTCCCGACCGCTTGACGGTCACCATCACCGATGTCGACGAGACGTCGCGCCGGTTCGACTTCGACGGCTGGGCTGATCGGTGGACCACATGATGGTTCTCGGCGTCGAGTCGGCGACGGCGCGTGCCGGCGTGGCGATCGGCACCGATGACGGCGTGATCGCCGGTGCCCACGTGACCCGCGGGCCCCGCCACGCCGAAGCCCTCATGCCGGCGATCGACTTCGTGTGCACGCAGGCAGGCATCGCAGTCGCCGACGTCGACGCCATCGCCGTCGACATCGGCCCGGGGCTGTTCACCGGGCTGCGCGTCGGGATCGCCACCGCAAACGGGCTGGCGCAGGCACTGGGCAAGCCGATGATCGCCGTGTGCAGCCTCGACGTGTTGGCGCACACCCTGCGCCACGCCGGCGGCGACATCGTGAGCGTGATCGACGCCCGCCGCCGGGAGGTCTACGCCGCTCGGTACGAATCCGTCGGCCGGGAGCTCAAGCGCGTCATGGAGCCCACCGTGCTGCCACCCGACGAGCTGCTCGCCCAGATCGGCGACGCGACGTTGGTCGGCGACACGCTCGGCGAAGCGGGGGCGCTCTTCGCTCTGCCGTCGGCCGAGGCGCTCGTCGAGTTGGCCCGCACGCTGCCGTTCCAGGAACCCAACAGCATTTCGCCCCTGTATCTGCGAAAGTCAGACGCAGAGCTGAACGCCGAAAGGGGGGCGTCGAGTGGCAGCTGAACCGAAGGATCCGGCTGGAATCACGCCCCGCGACGGCGAGCGCGATCCGGTCGACGTCCATCTGACGCCCATGCGGCGCCGTCACCTGCGCACGGTGTTGCGCATCGAGACCGAGGTGTATCCGCGGCCGTGGACGATCAACTTGTTCGTGAGCGAACTCGGGATGCGGACGAGCCGCTCGTACTACGTGGCCAAGGTCGGTCCGACCGTCGTCGGCTACAGCGGGCTCATGCTCGTCGGTGAGGATGCGCACGTCACCACCATCGCCGTCGATCCGGCGTGGCACCGGCACCACATCGGTACGCGGCTGCTGATGAACATCGCACGCGACGCCCGTGAGCGTGGCGCCCGCCACCTGACGTTGGAGGTGCGCGTGTCGAACGAGCCGGCGCAGCGGATGTACCGCCGGTTCGGCTTCCGTCCTGCCGGTATCCGCAAGGGCTACTACGTCGAGACGAATGAGGACGCGCTTGTCATGTGGGCCGACGACATCGACCAACCCGAGTACCTCGAGCGGCTGCTCCGCATCGAAGAAGGCGTCCGCGGCGAGACGACCGTCGATCGGCTCCGGCCATGAGCGACCTCGTGCTGGGTATCGAGACGAGTTGTGACGAGACGGCCGCGGCGGTCGTCGCCGGCGGCACGACGGTGTTGTCGTCGGTGGTGTCGAGCCAGATCGACCTGCACGCGCGCTTCGGTGGTGTCGTGCCGGAGCTCGCGGGCCGCGCCCATCTCGTCACACTCGGGCCGGTGATCGACGACGCGCTTACACAGGCTGGGGTCGGTGGGCGCGACTGCGCGGCGGTCGCCGTGACCAAAGGTCCTGGTCTCATCGGTGCGTTGCTCGTCGGCGTGAGCCACGCCAAGGCACTCGCCTACGGGTGGGGGGTGCCGTTCGTGGGCGTCAATCACCTCGAGGGGCACCTCTACGCCTGCCTGCTCGAGCGCCCCGACCTGCCGCTGCCGGCGGTCGTCCTGCTGGTGTCGGGCGGCCACACGATGCTCGTGCACGTGCGCGGCATGGGCGACTACT
This genomic window contains:
- a CDS encoding P1 family peptidase — protein: MITDVRGVRVGHWTDAVGQTGCTAVVLPKGCVASGEVRGGAPGTRDFALLDPTRLVQHVDVVMLSGGSAYGLATADGAMRWCEQHRRGLKTARGGLVPIVVGMIVFDLAVGDRKARPDADAGYAACANAGRGRFDVGRVGAGTGATIGKLGGRVADRRPGGLGTATARRGELVVSALMVVNAVGFLRGEQAAPVSGHVPANPIENTTIGVVVTNASLSKTDCFLTAQSAHGGIARAIDPAHTRVDGDAIVAAATGQVRADVESVRMLAAHAVEAAIRNAVSAANP
- a CDS encoding uracil-DNA glycosylase; the encoded protein is MASSLAELAVQAASCTNCPLAQTRTNVVFGAGDPDAPLMIVGEAPGKDEDERGEPFVGRSGKLLDQVMLEELGVTRERVFIGNTLLCRPPGNRDPLPDEIAACNPWLEAKLDAIGPKVVITLGNFATKLLLFGDPKAKEGITKLRGKTYPWRHGAVLVPTYHPSAVLRSGGGQPLAEMRADFVRAKRALADAGVTL
- the tsaE gene encoding tRNA (adenosine(37)-N6)-threonylcarbamoyltransferase complex ATPase subunit type 1 TsaE; the protein is MITRVTHSPEETEQLAATVAHMARPGDLIVLVGGLGAGKTRFVRGFVTATGSSEQATSPTFALVHNYEGPTPIVHADLYRLVSEHEVLDLGLDESLADGAIVLVEWGDLAETLLRPDRLTVTITDVDETSRRFDFDGWADRWTT
- the tsaB gene encoding tRNA (adenosine(37)-N6)-threonylcarbamoyltransferase complex dimerization subunit type 1 TsaB, with translation MMVLGVESATARAGVAIGTDDGVIAGAHVTRGPRHAEALMPAIDFVCTQAGIAVADVDAIAVDIGPGLFTGLRVGIATANGLAQALGKPMIAVCSLDVLAHTLRHAGGDIVSVIDARRREVYAARYESVGRELKRVMEPTVLPPDELLAQIGDATLVGDTLGEAGALFALPSAEALVELARTLPFQEPNSISPLYLRKSDAELNAERGASSGS
- the rimI gene encoding ribosomal protein S18-alanine N-acetyltransferase — encoded protein: MAAEPKDPAGITPRDGERDPVDVHLTPMRRRHLRTVLRIETEVYPRPWTINLFVSELGMRTSRSYYVAKVGPTVVGYSGLMLVGEDAHVTTIAVDPAWHRHHIGTRLLMNIARDARERGARHLTLEVRVSNEPAQRMYRRFGFRPAGIRKGYYVETNEDALVMWADDIDQPEYLERLLRIEEGVRGETTVDRLRP